Within Populus trichocarpa isolate Nisqually-1 chromosome 6, P.trichocarpa_v4.1, whole genome shotgun sequence, the genomic segment aacaaaacaagacCAAAATCAACCTGCGCTAACCTTTGAAACTCGTTACCGTGGTCATGAGACCGGGACTGATTGCATAGAAGACGAacccaaaaaaatgaaacaatatttccaataaaaaatgtttagcaatgaaactaaaaaaaattaatttttaaatgaacaatgaaaaaaaatttaaagctaaCCCGGGATCGAGAtaacccaatataaaaaaaatgaagaaaaaaacacgaccaattaaaaaaccaaattcgacataaaaataaattaaaatcaaatgcttagagatgaaattgaaaacaaaattttattgataaaagggtaaaaaaaatcaaaagaatgtggatcaaatttaacatgaaaatcaaattaaactaaatgacagagatgaaattgaaaaaaaaaacaatcaaaataagatataaaaacaaaacatatagtaatcaaaagaatgagaactaaattgaatataaaaaataaatgataaatgataAGGTATACTCATACTTTGGTAAGGAgaagaaagagataaaaaagaaaaaaaataaaaaaaagtctattaGGGCCTAACCAGAGCTCCTACATACAAGCACTGCGTCACCACGCTTCCAAAGCCATCTTTAAAAGTGAAGTCCACTCGCTGGTGAGTGTCACTCATGCTctatcaacatttttttatattaaaattttatatttattaaaagatcaAGGTGTCCTTTAGCTCTCCTGAgaataacaaaacaaatctaagatcaaaagataaaaaaactcctACTATGAagctttattatatttttttttatctcgaggatagttaaataattttactatatataaaaaattaaaaattcaataaagcCCCCCGCCACCCTATTATTACAAAAACATTTGTTATGAAGTACCAAAATGCCCTTGACTATTAGTGAATAAGACTCAACTTTTTAGGGGTAAttgtatatgaaattaaaaagatgaaatgcCCTTCGACACCGGCTTTAAAAATCTTAGTTTCAATGGTAATAAAGTCATTTTACTGtgcataatatatataaaaagaccGATATATCCCTTATAAATGCAATGATAACAAGTAGAtcttgtaaaataataaaaatacccaCGGGTCATTTTGCTAGCGATCGAGGttatgagactgtgataaccttataaaaaacaaataaaaataattatgaaaatcaattcccaatcaacctggtgttgaaaaaaaattacaaaaaaaataacttaaatgaaTACGGTTAGTCTGCAAAACtcgtgatttgaaaaaaatccaccATTATTAAACCTTTTTTGTCAAATGAAACCCATTAACATTAAGAACGATAagttcatcataaaaataagttaaactAAACATTCTCTCTCCTCAATGTTTTTAGGcgactctctttcttttctctaatttagtaattgaaatgtttaaaaaataaattttagaattaaaattacaaaaactataaagaccttcaagaaagaaaaaggaaagtacAAGGATGAAAAAAACCTTTTCTCTGAATTTTTGGTTTGCTgatgagtttttgttttgttttacactttggtcatttattgttgatttttttctttaattaataaattttgacaaATTGATCATGAAAGTAGGCATagaaaactgaaattaaaaaaaaaagagatttcatgatgaaaataaaaaataattggctATTGTGGGTtgttataaaatcaattttaatatattttataatgtaattataattataattgtaatttcaACTTTCGGCTGAGTACACAGATAATAGAACATTCTAGATTATCAATACCCTCTCATTCTACGCTTGCACATACCTCCTTATTTATTGGCCCCACTCTTCACATAGCTgcaatttcttaatatttaatgatatgaagGCTTGGTttctaaaaaatgaagttttaaattttaaattaaattgtcatTGAAAACTTTGTGTAATTAGAAAcaaatagattataaaaataaaaataaaaataaaatacataaaaatactatatttgATGTAATAATGccacaaaataatataattaaatagcaTAACGcttgttcatcattttttaagGATATTATTGTATATACAGCATTTTCTAAATCtctaacaaaaatttaaaatctccaTTGTTAGAGGAGACACTTCATCCATCACGTGATTGAATTGATTAGAAAAtgcttaaaatttatttatttgaaactttttttaaaatttaaaagaaaaatttatatttcttaatttaaaaatataaattgaaattaacaaGATATATATGGCATAAGATTTTAACTGTAGCGCtaaatacaatttatattttaggtactattaataaaatatatatttttatctatatcaatctcttaatttttttttaatttttttagttattattaatgatttttttaaaatttatttatatagataattattaatttatttgattagatatttatataaatttttttatttatattttaagtttttttatgtggaaataaatatcaaaatagtcAAGTAGCAGGATAATATTGTTGTGCGTGATTGAACTACCACGTGAGACAAAAGGAGTAGTTGTATCGCCCTTGCAAATACtacaagtctctctctctctctcttcaaactataaaaataaaacttaaatctAAAATTGAATATGTATTTcgattttcttttgtaagaaaaaacgaaaaagccaatttaagaaattaataaaacatgttCAATTTTTGTTATACAGTAAGGCagtgttattttttcttttacctcagctattttttttcctgtttatttatcatatttcctaacaatttttattttttttattcaattataaattCACAATATTCAAATATCCGTCCAAAGTCCgaattaaaaaggaataaaagagATTTCGGTGGAGCGAATCGAAACTTTTCTTTCCAAACAAGAAACGAAGACTCTCTATAAATACCGAAACACCCATCTCTTTAGATCCCAAAATTAATTTTCGAAAAAAGAGGTATCTGAGTTCTGATTAGTCTCTCAACAAAAACTCTGGGCCATGTCTAACCAAGCTGAAGCTGAATCCTCCGACTCGTAAGTACATCATTGCTTGACAGAtctgctttctctctctttctcttcctgtATCTTTCGATTTCGATTTTAAcgtttaaacttttttaattttcggGGAATTGTTTTGTGTTTGCAGTAAGGGAACAAAGAGGGATTTTAGTACTGCGATTCTGGAGAGAAAGAAGGCTCCGAATCGGCTTGTTGTTGATGAGGCTGTAAACGATGATAACTCTGTCGTTTCGCTTCATCCCGAGACCATGGAGAAGCTCCAGCTCTTTCGGGGTGACACCATCTTAATCAAGGTTAGATTTTCCGATCTAAGATTATTGTTTCAGTTTTTTCGCGTTGGGGTTGGGTACTTTGTTAATTATGTTGGTGATCTATTTGAAATTTGGGGTTATTTGAGATTGAAATTTGTGTTTCATGCTTATATTTGTATACGAGCATGTGATGTTTTATGCTGGGTTTTTAGAATCTGTGAGCTGGGTGTTTCTTTTACTTCGGTTATATCGATGTGTTGTTGGGGTTGTTTTAGATGAAGTCGTGTTTTAGTGTATTGggtgtataatatatatatttttttagcaaataCTTGTGAAAATTCTTTATTCTTGGTCTGTTTTATTACTAAAAATTCAAGAAGTTTGAACGGAGGCTGTATATGCATGTcgaaattaatttcttgttttttgcaTGTATAAAGATTTCAAATTTAGTTTATCAGATGTATTAGGAGTACACCTACTACTCTTCACCATGAGCGATGTTTGGAAATATGATTCTTCTTGGGTTTCTCTCTGTGCTTGTGTTTGTTATGCAATAATACTCAATAATGCTATTTTGCTTGGATTGTTTTGACAGATTGTGCTAATGGTGTTCTTTGTTACCTTGTTGCTTGTGGTGTttagggaaagaaaaggaaagatacTATTTGTATTGCCCTCGCTGATGACTCATGCGATGAACCAAAGATCAGGATGAACAAGGTTGTGAGGTCGAACCTGAGGGTTAGGCTTGGAGATGTGGTGTCTGTGCACCAGTGTCCTGATGTCAAGTATGGAAAACGTGTGCACATCCTGCCCATAGATGACACAATTGAAGGGGTCACTGGAAATCTCTTTGATGCCTACTTGAAGCGTGAGCTTATTCTAAACCTATTATTCTAGGCCAATATCAGAAGTTAACCTGTCATACTACTAATACTACAGTTAGTCCTTAGTGATGATTTTTACATAAAGACTTGTAAGCTcttcattttgaatttgataGGGAAAGTGTCATGTTTACAAAACAAATTCTCACCCTATTAATTTTGAGTTGGTCCCGGACGTTGCTACCTTTCTTCCTTCTTAGGTTTTAATTGCTATGCAAAATCTGTACACTATACTTAAAAGAAACTATCTCATTGACTTGTCTCTGCTTTACTTTTGGAATTCCCCTATCCCATTGGTGCTAAGAATCCTCTTTTGTGTTCCTGTGTCAACATACctttattgtttctattttgCATTTGTGAGATGATAGCTATAATTCATGAAAGAAGTTGGTGATTGCCTTGTTCTACcgatttatttatgaaaaatgtgCTGCTATCTTAGCAATAGTGTGAAGCAGTACTGCTTAATATATGCGTGCGGACATCTAGTAGTTAATGATTTATGCAGCTGGCTCTTACTGGTCAATTGTGAGGCATGATTGTTAGCGTGGaacttcttagatttttttgaagCACAGCAATATCGTTGTCTATTTTCTTATGATTACTCTATCCTcgtaacataattttttatgcaagaaaagaTAACCCTTGTTGGTTTTTTGGTGGAAACTCTAAACATGGTTCTTGCAATTCCCTGTCTTTTGTTTTATAGTTATGATATCCTACATTTGAtttcttgttaatttctttttgtgtgCACGATGCAGCTTATTTCCTGGAGGCATATCGCCCAGTGAGGAAGGGTGATCTCTTCCTTGTAAGAGGGGGAATGAGAAGTGTGGAGTTCAAAGTTATTGAAACTGATCCACCGGAGTACTGTGTGGTTGCTCCAGACACTGAGATCTTCTGTGAGGGAGAGCCTGTGTTAAGGGAGGATGAGAATAGATTAGATGAAGTTGGTTATGATGATGTTGGTGGTGTTAGAAAACAAATGGCTCAGATTCGGGAGTTAGTGGAGCTTCCATTGAGACACCCACAACTATTCAAATCAATTGGTGTGAAACCACCGAAAGGTATTCTGCTGTATGGACCTCCTGGTTCTGGGAAGACTCTTATTGCCCGAGCAGTTGCTAATGAAACTGGTGCTTTCTTCTTCTGTATTAATGGACCTGAAATCATGTCAAAATTGGCTGGAGAGAGTGAGAGCAATCTCAGAAAAGCGTTTGAGGAAGCAGAGAAGAATGCACCTTCGATTATATTTATCGATGAAATTGATTCGATTGCTCCAAAGCGAGAGAAGACAAACGGAGAGGTTGAGAGGAGGATTGTATCCCAGCTCTTGACACTCATGGATGGACTAAAATCCCGGGCACATGTTATTGTCATGGGGGCTACAAATCGACCCAATAGCATTGACCCTGCTCTGAGGAGGTTTGGGAGATTCGATAGGGAAATCGATATCGGTGTTCCAGATGAAGTTGGGCGCCTTGAGGTTCTTCGTATTCATACTAAGAACATGAGGCTTGCTGAAGATGTAAGTAACAAACACAGTAACTGAATTTCACACATTCCTTTTCTGTTTTGCTGctccttttatttaatttaaattctgtGTTTGTATGCAGGTTGATTTGGAAAGAATTGCCAAGGATACCCATGGTTATGTTGGTGCTGATTTAGCAGCACTTTGCACTGAGGCTGCACTTCAATGCATCAGAGAAAAGATGGATGTGATTGATTTGGAAGATGAGACAATAGATGCTGAGATACTCAACTCCATGGCAGTGACTGACGAACACTTCAAGACTGCTCTTGGAACAAGCAACCCATCTGCTTTGCGTGAAACAGTAAGTCTTGACCCTTAGTTGTTTGTTGTGggcatcttttgtttttatgactCTGACTAACAATTTATGATCAGGTTGTCGAAGTTCCTAATGTTAGTTGGGAAGATATTGGTGGTCTCGAGACTGTTAAGAGAGAGCTGCAGGAGGTAATTGCTGTTTTTCTAAAGTGATGTATTTGTATttgtaaatgttttttgttttctatttgaatCTTAATGCAACCATTGCACTGTCTTATTTAGACTGTTCAATATCCAGTGGAGCACCCAGAGAAATTTGAGAAGTTTGGAATGTCACCATCAAAGGGAGTTCTGTTCTACGGTCCTCCTGGATGTGGGAAAACTCTTCTGGCTAAAGCTATTGCCAATGAATGCCAGGCAAACTTCATCAGTATCAAGGGTCCTGAATTGCTTACAATGTGGTTTGGTGAGAGTGAGGCCAATGTACGAGAAATTTTTGACAAAGCTCGCCAATCTGCTCCTTGTGTCTTGTTCTTTGATGAACTTGACTCAATTGCAACTCAGGTTCATTCACTTCTCTAGAGTGTTTATGAATTTTACCCTTTTCTAGATCAAGGTGATCATATG encodes:
- the LOC18100167 gene encoding cell division cycle protein 48 homolog, with protein sequence MSNQAEAESSDSKGTKRDFSTAILERKKAPNRLVVDEAVNDDNSVVSLHPETMEKLQLFRGDTILIKGKKRKDTICIALADDSCDEPKIRMNKVVRSNLRVRLGDVVSVHQCPDVKYGKRVHILPIDDTIEGVTGNLFDAYLKPYFLEAYRPVRKGDLFLVRGGMRSVEFKVIETDPPEYCVVAPDTEIFCEGEPVLREDENRLDEVGYDDVGGVRKQMAQIRELVELPLRHPQLFKSIGVKPPKGILLYGPPGSGKTLIARAVANETGAFFFCINGPEIMSKLAGESESNLRKAFEEAEKNAPSIIFIDEIDSIAPKREKTNGEVERRIVSQLLTLMDGLKSRAHVIVMGATNRPNSIDPALRRFGRFDREIDIGVPDEVGRLEVLRIHTKNMRLAEDVDLERIAKDTHGYVGADLAALCTEAALQCIREKMDVIDLEDETIDAEILNSMAVTDEHFKTALGTSNPSALRETVVEVPNVSWEDIGGLETVKRELQETVQYPVEHPEKFEKFGMSPSKGVLFYGPPGCGKTLLAKAIANECQANFISIKGPELLTMWFGESEANVREIFDKARQSAPCVLFFDELDSIATQRGSSVGDAGGAADRVLNQLLTEMDGMSAKKTVFIIGATNRPDIIDPALLRPGRLDQLIYIPLPDEESRFQIFKSCLRKSPVSKDVDLTALAKYTQGFSGADITEICQRACKYAIRENIEKDIERERRRSENPEAMEEDVEDEVSEIKASHFEESMKYARRSVSDADIRKYQAFAQTLQQSRGFGSEFRFAEASAGATGSDPFAASAGGADEDDLYS